From one Oxyura jamaicensis isolate SHBP4307 breed ruddy duck chromosome 15, BPBGC_Ojam_1.0, whole genome shotgun sequence genomic stretch:
- the NF2 gene encoding merlin isoform X1 → MDKKVLDHDVPTEEPVTFHFLAKFYPENAEEELVQEITQHLFFLQVKKQILDEKIYCPPEASVLLASYAVQAKYGDYDPNVHKRGFLAQEELLPKRVINLYQMTPEMWEERITAWYAEHRGRARDEAEMEYLKIAQDLEMYGVNYFAIRNKKGTELLLGVDALGLHIYDPDNRLTPKISFPWNEIRNISYSDKEFTIKPLDKKIDVFKFNSSKLRVNKLILQLCIGNHDLFMRRRKADSLEVQQMKAQAREEKARKQMERQRLAREKQMREEAERTRDELERRLMQLKEEATMANEALMRSEETADLLAEKAQITEEEAKLLAQKAAEAEQEMQRIKATAIRTEEEKRLMEQKVLEAEMLALKMAEESERRAKEADQLKQDLQEARESERRAKQKLLEITSKSSYTQSMNSSTTALPTDLPSFNLISESLSFDFKDTDMKRLSMEIEKEKVEYMEKSKHLQEQLNELKTEIEALKLKERETALDILHNENASRGNSKHNTIKKLTLQSTKSRVAFFEEL, encoded by the exons ATGGACAAGAAG GTTCTGGATCACGATGTGCCAACAGAGGAGCCTGTCACCTTCCACTTCCTCGCCAAGTTTTATCCCGAGAATGCGGAGGAGGAGCTGGTCCAGGAAATCACACAGCACTTGTTCTTCCTGCAG GTGAAGAAGCAGATTTTGGACGAGAAGATCTACTGTCCTCCCGAAGCTTCTGTCCTGCTGGCCTCGTACGCCGTCCAAGCCAAG TACGGTGACTACGATCCCAACGTTCACAAGCGAGGCTTCCTGGCGCAGGAGGAGTTGCTTCCAAAGCGG GTAATAAACCTCTACCAGATGACCCCGGAGATGTGGGAGGAGAGGATAACAGCCTGGTATGCGGAGCACCGAGGCAGAGCAAG AGACGAAGCAGAAATGGAGTATTTGAAGATAGCTCAGGACTTGGAGATGTATGGAGTGAACTATTTTGCAATTAGG AACAAAAAGGGCACTGAACTGCTCCTTGGAGTTGACGCCTTGGGTCTTCACATTTATGACCCAGACAACCGGTTGACCCCCAAAATCTCCTTCCCATGGAACGAGATCCGGAACATCTCCTACAGCGATAAGGAG tttacGATTAAGCCATTGGACAAGAAGATTGATGTTTTCAAATTCAATTCATCAAAGCTGCGTGTGAATAAGCTG ATCCTTCAGCTGTGTATCGGGAACCACGATCTCTTCATGAGGAGGAGAAAGGCGGACTCGTTGGAGGTCCAGCAGATGAAAGCGCAGGCGAGGGAGGAGAAAGCCAGGAAGCAG ATGGAGCGGCAGCGCCTGGCCCGAGAGAAGCAGATGAGGGAAGAGGCTGAGAGGACGAGGGATGAGCTGGAGAGAAGGCTGATGCAGTTAAAGGAGGAGGCGACAATGGCCAACGAGGCTCTG ATGAGGTCTGAAGAGACAGCAGACTTGCTGGCTGAGAAGGCTCAGATCACAGAGGAGGAGGCCAAGCTCCTGGCTCAGAAAGCGGCAGAGGCTGAGCAAGAGATGCAGCGGATCAAAGCCACGGCCATCCGGACGGAGGAGGAGAAGCGGCTGATGGAACAGAAGGTGCTAGAGGCAGAGATGTTGGCACTGAAAATGGCGGAGGAGTCGGAGAGGAG ggCAAAGGAGGCTGATCAGCTAAAGCAAGACCTTCAGGAGGCTCGAGAGTCTGAGCggagagcaaagcagaagctgttGGAGATCACCAGCAAGTCGTCCTACACG CAGTCCATGAACTCCAGCACGACGGCGCTGCCCACGGACCTGCCGAGCTTCAACCTCATCAGCGAGAGCCTGTCCTTCGACTTCAAGGATACGGACATGAAGAGGCTTTCCATGGAGATCGAGAAAGAGAA GGTAGAGTACATGGAGAAAAGCAAgcacctgcaggagcagctgaacGAGCTGAAGACCGAAATCGAGGCGCTGAAACTGAAGGAGAGAGAGACGGCCCTGGATATATTGCACAACGAGAACGCCAGCCGAGGCAACAGCAAGCACAACACTATCAAAAAG
- the NF2 gene encoding merlin isoform X4, which produces MDKKVLDHDVPTEEPVTFHFLAKFYPENAEEELVQEITQHLFFLQVKKQILDEKIYCPPEASVLLASYAVQAKYGDYDPNVHKRGFLAQEELLPKRVINLYQMTPEMWEERITAWYAEHRGRARDEAEMEYLKIAQDLEMYGVNYFAIRNKKGTELLLGVDALGLHIYDPDNRLTPKISFPWNEIRNISYSDKEFTIKPLDKKIDVFKFNSSKLRVNKLILQLCIGNHDLFMRRRKADSLEVQQMKAQAREEKARKQMERQRLAREKQMREEAERTRDELERRLMQLKEEATMANEALMRSEETADLLAEKAQITEEEAKLLAQKAAEAEQEMQRIKATAIRTEEEKRLMEQKVLEAEMLALKMAEESERRAKEADQLKQDLQEARESERRAKQKLLEITSKSSYTSMNSSTTALPTDLPSFNLISESLSFDFKDTDMKRLSMEIEKEKVEYMEKSKHLQEQLNELKTEIEALKLKERETALDILHNENASRGNSKHNTIKKPQAQGRRPICI; this is translated from the exons ATGGACAAGAAG GTTCTGGATCACGATGTGCCAACAGAGGAGCCTGTCACCTTCCACTTCCTCGCCAAGTTTTATCCCGAGAATGCGGAGGAGGAGCTGGTCCAGGAAATCACACAGCACTTGTTCTTCCTGCAG GTGAAGAAGCAGATTTTGGACGAGAAGATCTACTGTCCTCCCGAAGCTTCTGTCCTGCTGGCCTCGTACGCCGTCCAAGCCAAG TACGGTGACTACGATCCCAACGTTCACAAGCGAGGCTTCCTGGCGCAGGAGGAGTTGCTTCCAAAGCGG GTAATAAACCTCTACCAGATGACCCCGGAGATGTGGGAGGAGAGGATAACAGCCTGGTATGCGGAGCACCGAGGCAGAGCAAG AGACGAAGCAGAAATGGAGTATTTGAAGATAGCTCAGGACTTGGAGATGTATGGAGTGAACTATTTTGCAATTAGG AACAAAAAGGGCACTGAACTGCTCCTTGGAGTTGACGCCTTGGGTCTTCACATTTATGACCCAGACAACCGGTTGACCCCCAAAATCTCCTTCCCATGGAACGAGATCCGGAACATCTCCTACAGCGATAAGGAG tttacGATTAAGCCATTGGACAAGAAGATTGATGTTTTCAAATTCAATTCATCAAAGCTGCGTGTGAATAAGCTG ATCCTTCAGCTGTGTATCGGGAACCACGATCTCTTCATGAGGAGGAGAAAGGCGGACTCGTTGGAGGTCCAGCAGATGAAAGCGCAGGCGAGGGAGGAGAAAGCCAGGAAGCAG ATGGAGCGGCAGCGCCTGGCCCGAGAGAAGCAGATGAGGGAAGAGGCTGAGAGGACGAGGGATGAGCTGGAGAGAAGGCTGATGCAGTTAAAGGAGGAGGCGACAATGGCCAACGAGGCTCTG ATGAGGTCTGAAGAGACAGCAGACTTGCTGGCTGAGAAGGCTCAGATCACAGAGGAGGAGGCCAAGCTCCTGGCTCAGAAAGCGGCAGAGGCTGAGCAAGAGATGCAGCGGATCAAAGCCACGGCCATCCGGACGGAGGAGGAGAAGCGGCTGATGGAACAGAAGGTGCTAGAGGCAGAGATGTTGGCACTGAAAATGGCGGAGGAGTCGGAGAGGAG ggCAAAGGAGGCTGATCAGCTAAAGCAAGACCTTCAGGAGGCTCGAGAGTCTGAGCggagagcaaagcagaagctgttGGAGATCACCAGCAAGTCGTCCTACACG TCCATGAACTCCAGCACGACGGCGCTGCCCACGGACCTGCCGAGCTTCAACCTCATCAGCGAGAGCCTGTCCTTCGACTTCAAGGATACGGACATGAAGAGGCTTTCCATGGAGATCGAGAAAGAGAA GGTAGAGTACATGGAGAAAAGCAAgcacctgcaggagcagctgaacGAGCTGAAGACCGAAATCGAGGCGCTGAAACTGAAGGAGAGAGAGACGGCCCTGGATATATTGCACAACGAGAACGCCAGCCGAGGCAACAGCAAGCACAACACTATCAAAAAG
- the NF2 gene encoding merlin isoform X2 gives MDKKVLDHDVPTEEPVTFHFLAKFYPENAEEELVQEITQHLFFLQVKKQILDEKIYCPPEASVLLASYAVQAKYGDYDPNVHKRGFLAQEELLPKRVINLYQMTPEMWEERITAWYAEHRGRARDEAEMEYLKIAQDLEMYGVNYFAIRNKKGTELLLGVDALGLHIYDPDNRLTPKISFPWNEIRNISYSDKEFTIKPLDKKIDVFKFNSSKLRVNKLILQLCIGNHDLFMRRRKADSLEVQQMKAQAREEKARKQMERQRLAREKQMREEAERTRDELERRLMQLKEEATMANEALMRSEETADLLAEKAQITEEEAKLLAQKAAEAEQEMQRIKATAIRTEEEKRLMEQKVLEAEMLALKMAEESERRAKEADQLKQDLQEARESERRAKQKLLEITSKSSYTSMNSSTTALPTDLPSFNLISESLSFDFKDTDMKRLSMEIEKEKVEYMEKSKHLQEQLNELKTEIEALKLKERETALDILHNENASRGNSKHNTIKKLTLQSTKSRVAFFEEL, from the exons ATGGACAAGAAG GTTCTGGATCACGATGTGCCAACAGAGGAGCCTGTCACCTTCCACTTCCTCGCCAAGTTTTATCCCGAGAATGCGGAGGAGGAGCTGGTCCAGGAAATCACACAGCACTTGTTCTTCCTGCAG GTGAAGAAGCAGATTTTGGACGAGAAGATCTACTGTCCTCCCGAAGCTTCTGTCCTGCTGGCCTCGTACGCCGTCCAAGCCAAG TACGGTGACTACGATCCCAACGTTCACAAGCGAGGCTTCCTGGCGCAGGAGGAGTTGCTTCCAAAGCGG GTAATAAACCTCTACCAGATGACCCCGGAGATGTGGGAGGAGAGGATAACAGCCTGGTATGCGGAGCACCGAGGCAGAGCAAG AGACGAAGCAGAAATGGAGTATTTGAAGATAGCTCAGGACTTGGAGATGTATGGAGTGAACTATTTTGCAATTAGG AACAAAAAGGGCACTGAACTGCTCCTTGGAGTTGACGCCTTGGGTCTTCACATTTATGACCCAGACAACCGGTTGACCCCCAAAATCTCCTTCCCATGGAACGAGATCCGGAACATCTCCTACAGCGATAAGGAG tttacGATTAAGCCATTGGACAAGAAGATTGATGTTTTCAAATTCAATTCATCAAAGCTGCGTGTGAATAAGCTG ATCCTTCAGCTGTGTATCGGGAACCACGATCTCTTCATGAGGAGGAGAAAGGCGGACTCGTTGGAGGTCCAGCAGATGAAAGCGCAGGCGAGGGAGGAGAAAGCCAGGAAGCAG ATGGAGCGGCAGCGCCTGGCCCGAGAGAAGCAGATGAGGGAAGAGGCTGAGAGGACGAGGGATGAGCTGGAGAGAAGGCTGATGCAGTTAAAGGAGGAGGCGACAATGGCCAACGAGGCTCTG ATGAGGTCTGAAGAGACAGCAGACTTGCTGGCTGAGAAGGCTCAGATCACAGAGGAGGAGGCCAAGCTCCTGGCTCAGAAAGCGGCAGAGGCTGAGCAAGAGATGCAGCGGATCAAAGCCACGGCCATCCGGACGGAGGAGGAGAAGCGGCTGATGGAACAGAAGGTGCTAGAGGCAGAGATGTTGGCACTGAAAATGGCGGAGGAGTCGGAGAGGAG ggCAAAGGAGGCTGATCAGCTAAAGCAAGACCTTCAGGAGGCTCGAGAGTCTGAGCggagagcaaagcagaagctgttGGAGATCACCAGCAAGTCGTCCTACACG TCCATGAACTCCAGCACGACGGCGCTGCCCACGGACCTGCCGAGCTTCAACCTCATCAGCGAGAGCCTGTCCTTCGACTTCAAGGATACGGACATGAAGAGGCTTTCCATGGAGATCGAGAAAGAGAA GGTAGAGTACATGGAGAAAAGCAAgcacctgcaggagcagctgaacGAGCTGAAGACCGAAATCGAGGCGCTGAAACTGAAGGAGAGAGAGACGGCCCTGGATATATTGCACAACGAGAACGCCAGCCGAGGCAACAGCAAGCACAACACTATCAAAAAG
- the NF2 gene encoding merlin isoform X3 — protein MDKKVLDHDVPTEEPVTFHFLAKFYPENAEEELVQEITQHLFFLQVKKQILDEKIYCPPEASVLLASYAVQAKYGDYDPNVHKRGFLAQEELLPKRVINLYQMTPEMWEERITAWYAEHRGRARDEAEMEYLKIAQDLEMYGVNYFAIRNKKGTELLLGVDALGLHIYDPDNRLTPKISFPWNEIRNISYSDKEFTIKPLDKKIDVFKFNSSKLRVNKLILQLCIGNHDLFMRRRKADSLEVQQMKAQAREEKARKQMERQRLAREKQMREEAERTRDELERRLMQLKEEATMANEALMRSEETADLLAEKAQITEEEAKLLAQKAAEAEQEMQRIKATAIRTEEEKRLMEQKVLEAEMLALKMAEESERRAKEADQLKQDLQEARESERRAKQKLLEITSKSSYTQSMNSSTTALPTDLPSFNLISESLSFDFKDTDMKRLSMEIEKEKVEYMEKSKHLQEQLNELKTEIEALKLKERETALDILHNENASRGNSKHNTIKKPQAQGRRPICI, from the exons ATGGACAAGAAG GTTCTGGATCACGATGTGCCAACAGAGGAGCCTGTCACCTTCCACTTCCTCGCCAAGTTTTATCCCGAGAATGCGGAGGAGGAGCTGGTCCAGGAAATCACACAGCACTTGTTCTTCCTGCAG GTGAAGAAGCAGATTTTGGACGAGAAGATCTACTGTCCTCCCGAAGCTTCTGTCCTGCTGGCCTCGTACGCCGTCCAAGCCAAG TACGGTGACTACGATCCCAACGTTCACAAGCGAGGCTTCCTGGCGCAGGAGGAGTTGCTTCCAAAGCGG GTAATAAACCTCTACCAGATGACCCCGGAGATGTGGGAGGAGAGGATAACAGCCTGGTATGCGGAGCACCGAGGCAGAGCAAG AGACGAAGCAGAAATGGAGTATTTGAAGATAGCTCAGGACTTGGAGATGTATGGAGTGAACTATTTTGCAATTAGG AACAAAAAGGGCACTGAACTGCTCCTTGGAGTTGACGCCTTGGGTCTTCACATTTATGACCCAGACAACCGGTTGACCCCCAAAATCTCCTTCCCATGGAACGAGATCCGGAACATCTCCTACAGCGATAAGGAG tttacGATTAAGCCATTGGACAAGAAGATTGATGTTTTCAAATTCAATTCATCAAAGCTGCGTGTGAATAAGCTG ATCCTTCAGCTGTGTATCGGGAACCACGATCTCTTCATGAGGAGGAGAAAGGCGGACTCGTTGGAGGTCCAGCAGATGAAAGCGCAGGCGAGGGAGGAGAAAGCCAGGAAGCAG ATGGAGCGGCAGCGCCTGGCCCGAGAGAAGCAGATGAGGGAAGAGGCTGAGAGGACGAGGGATGAGCTGGAGAGAAGGCTGATGCAGTTAAAGGAGGAGGCGACAATGGCCAACGAGGCTCTG ATGAGGTCTGAAGAGACAGCAGACTTGCTGGCTGAGAAGGCTCAGATCACAGAGGAGGAGGCCAAGCTCCTGGCTCAGAAAGCGGCAGAGGCTGAGCAAGAGATGCAGCGGATCAAAGCCACGGCCATCCGGACGGAGGAGGAGAAGCGGCTGATGGAACAGAAGGTGCTAGAGGCAGAGATGTTGGCACTGAAAATGGCGGAGGAGTCGGAGAGGAG ggCAAAGGAGGCTGATCAGCTAAAGCAAGACCTTCAGGAGGCTCGAGAGTCTGAGCggagagcaaagcagaagctgttGGAGATCACCAGCAAGTCGTCCTACACG CAGTCCATGAACTCCAGCACGACGGCGCTGCCCACGGACCTGCCGAGCTTCAACCTCATCAGCGAGAGCCTGTCCTTCGACTTCAAGGATACGGACATGAAGAGGCTTTCCATGGAGATCGAGAAAGAGAA GGTAGAGTACATGGAGAAAAGCAAgcacctgcaggagcagctgaacGAGCTGAAGACCGAAATCGAGGCGCTGAAACTGAAGGAGAGAGAGACGGCCCTGGATATATTGCACAACGAGAACGCCAGCCGAGGCAACAGCAAGCACAACACTATCAAAAAG